One window of the Ananas comosus cultivar F153 linkage group 21, ASM154086v1, whole genome shotgun sequence genome contains the following:
- the LOC109726573 gene encoding putative pentatricopeptide repeat-containing protein At5g52630, producing MASSLPSLAVGGGAATLHKLDSDTKKLPPSSLSLEKSFSCQRSPSSSAAQETASEAPSQPLFDLREALDILKDGTRIESSLYVPLLQRCVDKSSLSEAEIVHAHIVKTGTLQDLFISTSLVDAYAKCGSTDHARKVFDKVPRRNVVTWTALITGYVRNSQPESAVEVFIRLIDSGFYPTSFTLGAVLSACCALYANELGKQIHGYVIKYGVESNTSTGNSLCSLYSKSGSLDSAMKAFERIPDKNVISWTTIISACGDNGDAERGLRLFVDMLLEDVEPNEFTLTSALSLCCVVHDLDLGKQVHAFCVKFGCESNIPVKNSVMYLYLKCGEIDEARRLFDGIESVSVITWNAMIAGHAQMISSARDDVAAHSSGIEAFKMLLKMNRAGMKPDLFTFSSILTVCSGLVALTQGEQIHAQSIKTGFLSDVVVSSALVNMYTKCGCIEKAAKAFVEMRTRTLISWTSMLTAYSQHGRSREAIQLFEDMRLAGVRPNQVTFVGVLSACSHAGLVDEAEYYFNMMQSEYGIEPVMDHYACMVDMFVRLGRLEDAFDFVKRMNFEPNEIIWSILIAGCRSHGNTELGFYAADKLLELKPRGIETYMLLLNMYMSAERWHDVSRVRKLMKDEKIGFIRDRSWITVKDKVHFFRADDRSHRQSGEMYELLENLLNKAKELGYVPYKSVELSENEDDDSEKAFVPVTHHSERLAIAFGLINTSRHSSIRVVKNITMCRDCHTSVKLFSALTDREIVVRDSKRLHTFKGGRCSCGDFGALL from the exons ATGGCTTCTTCTCTCCCTTCTCTcgccgtcggcggcggcgccgccactCTCCACAAGCTCGACTCCGACACCAAGAAGCTtcctccctcctccctctcccttgAGAAG AGCTTTTCCTGCCAGAGAAGCCCTTCTTCTTCAGCAGCTCAAGAAACCGCCTCTGAAGCGCCTTCGCAGCCGCTTTTCGACCTCCGAGAAGCGCTCGACATCCTAAAAGACGGCACCCGCATCGAATCATCCCTCTACGTCCCCCTCCTGCAGCGATGCGTCGATAAAAGCTCGCTCTCGGAGGCCGAAATCGTCCATGCCCACATCGTAAAAACCGGAACACTCCAAGATCTCTTCATTTCAACCTCTCTCGTCGACGCGTACGCGAAATGCGGGTCGACGGATCATGCCCGCAAGGTGTTCGATAAAGTGCCGAGGAGAAACGTCGTTACTTGGACCGCTCTTATCACCGGATATGTTCGTAACTCGCAACCGGAGTCCGCGGTCGAAGTGTTTATTCGGTTGATAGACTCGGGTTTTTATCCTACGAGTTTTACGCTGGGAGCCGTTCTGAGTGCCTGTTGCGCTTTATATGCTAACGAGCTCGGGAAACAGATTCACGGGTATGTTATAAAGTACGGTGTTGAGTCGAACACGAGTACGGGGAACTCTCTTTGTAGCTTGTATTCGAAATCCGGTAGCTTGGATTCGGCTATGAAGGCCTTTGAGCGGATCCCGGATAAGAATGTGATCTCGTGGACGACGATCATATCCGCGTGCGGCGACAATGGCGATGCGGAGCGGGGCTTGAGATTGTTTGTCGACATGCTTTTGGAAGATGTGGAGCCGAATGAGTTCACGCTGACGAGCGCGCTCAGCTTGTGCTGCGTCGTTCATGATCTCGATCTCGGGAAGCAAGTTCATGCGTTTTGCGTCAAATTCGGGTGCGAATCGAACATTCCAGTGAAAAATTCGGTCATGTATTTGTACTTAAAGTGCGGGGAGATTGATGAGGCGAGGAGGCTGTTCGATGGAATCGAGAGCGTAAGCGTGATCACGTGGAACGCGATGATCGCGGGACATGCCCAGATGATCTCTTCCGCGAGGGACGACGTGGCGGCTCACTCTAGCGGAATCGAGGCCTTCAAAATGTTATTGAAAATGAACCGTGCTGGTATGAAACCCGACTTGTTCACTTTCTCGAGCATCTTAACTGTTTGCAGCGGTCTCGTAGCGCTAACTCAGGGCGAGCAAATCCATGCTCAATCTATAAAAACCGGATTTTTGTCCGATGTTGTTGTTAGTAGTGCATTGGTGAACATGTACACCAAATGCGGGTGCATTGAAAAGGCCGCGAAAGCGTTCGTCGAGATGCGTACAAGGACTCTTATATCGTGGACTTCGATGCTAACCGCTTACTCTCAACACGGTCGGTCCAGAGAGGCGATTCAGCTCTTCGAGGACATGAGATTAGCTGGCGTTAGGCCGAACCAAGTCACCTTCGTCGGTGTCCTTTCCGCATGTAGCCACGCGGGGTTGGTCGACGAGGCTGAGTACTACTTCAACATGATGCAGAGTGAGTACGGAATCGAGCCCGTCATGGACCATTATGCGTGCATGGTCGACATGTTCGTGAGGTTGGGTCGATTGGAAGACGCGTTCGATTTCGTAAAGAGGATGAACTTCGAGCCCAACGAGATCATTTGGTCCATCCTAATTGCCGGGTGTCGGAGCCACGGGAATACGGAATTGGGGTTCTATGCCGCGGATAAATTGCTCGAGCTCAAGCCTCGAGGGATTGAGACTTACATGTTGTTGCTCAATATGTACATGTCGGCGGAGCGATGGCACGATGTATCGAGGGTTCGAAAGCTAATGAAAGACGAGAAGATCGGATTTATCAGGGACCGAAGCTGGATTACGGTGAAAGACAAAGTACACTTCTTTAGGGCCGACGATCGGTCTCACCGCCAAAGCGGCGAGATGTATGAATTGCTGGAAAATCTACTGAACAAAGCTAAAGAATTGGGCTACGTGCCGTATAAAAGCGTCGAGTTATCTGAAAACGAAGACGACGACAGCGAGAAAGCTTTCGTTCCAGTGACTCATCACAGCGAGAGACTAGCTATTGCCTTCGGGCTGATAAACACGTCGCGGCATTCGTCGATTCGAGTTGTTAAGAACATCACTATGTGCAGGGACTGCCACACTTCGGTGAAGTTATTCTCGGCATTGACCGACAGAGAAATCGTCGTCAGAGATAGCAAAAGGCTTCACACGTTCAAGGGCGGTCGATGTTCGTGCGGCGATTTTGGCGCGCTTTTGTGA